The Pan troglodytes isolate AG18354 chromosome 1, NHGRI_mPanTro3-v2.0_pri, whole genome shotgun sequence genome includes a region encoding these proteins:
- the GLRX2 gene encoding glutaredoxin 2 isoform X2: MNPRDKQVSRFSPLKDVYTWVALAGIQRSGSPGRTRSAAWRMESNTSSSLENLATAPVNQIQETISDNCVVIFSKTSCSYCTMAKKLFHDMNVNYKVVELDLLEYGNQFQDALYKMTGERTVPRIFVNGTFIGGATDTHRLHKEGKLLPLVHQCYLKKKQQQDGHLQQRSHYQ, translated from the exons ATGAACCCTCGAGATAAGCAAGTGAGCCGCTTCTCCCCTCTAAAGGATGTTTACACGTGGGTGGCACTCGCTGGAATCCAGCGCTCGGGCAGCCCTGGGAGGACGCGCTCAGCTGCGTGGAG GATGGAGAGCAACACATCATCATCTTTGGAGAATTTAGCGACGGCGCCTGTGAACCAGATCCAA GAAACAATTTCTGATAATTGTGTGGTGATTTTCTCAAAAACATCCTGTTCTTACTGTACAATGGCAAAAAAGCTTTTCCATGACATGAATGTTAACTATAAAGTGGTGGAACTGGACCTGCTTGAATATGGAAACCAGTTCCAAGATGCTCTTTACAAAATGACTGGTGAAAGAACT GTTCCAAGAATATTTGTCAATGGTACTTTTATTGGAGGTGCAACTGACACTCACAGGCTTCACAAAGAAGGAAAATTGCTCCCACTAGTTCATcagtgttatttaaaaaaaa AGCAACAGCAGGATGGACACCTCCAGCAAAGGTCTCATTATCAGTGa
- the GLRX2 gene encoding glutaredoxin 2 isoform X4 has product MNPRDKQVSRFSPLKDVYTWVALAGIQRSGSPGRTRSAAWRMESNTSSSLENLATAPVNQIQETISDNCVVIFSKTSCSYCTMAKKLFHDMNVNYKVVELDLLEYGNQFQDALYKMTGERTVPRIFVNGTFIGGATDTHRLHKEGKLLPLVHQCYLKKSKRKEFQ; this is encoded by the exons ATGAACCCTCGAGATAAGCAAGTGAGCCGCTTCTCCCCTCTAAAGGATGTTTACACGTGGGTGGCACTCGCTGGAATCCAGCGCTCGGGCAGCCCTGGGAGGACGCGCTCAGCTGCGTGGAG GATGGAGAGCAACACATCATCATCTTTGGAGAATTTAGCGACGGCGCCTGTGAACCAGATCCAA GAAACAATTTCTGATAATTGTGTGGTGATTTTCTCAAAAACATCCTGTTCTTACTGTACAATGGCAAAAAAGCTTTTCCATGACATGAATGTTAACTATAAAGTGGTGGAACTGGACCTGCTTGAATATGGAAACCAGTTCCAAGATGCTCTTTACAAAATGACTGGTGAAAGAACT GTTCCAAGAATATTTGTCAATGGTACTTTTATTGGAGGTGCAACTGACACTCACAGGCTTCACAAAGAAGGAAAATTGCTCCCACTAGTTCATcagtgttatttaaaaaaaagtaagaggaaagaatttcagtgA
- the GLRX2 gene encoding glutaredoxin 2 isoform X1: MFWRRAALAGTRLVWSRSGSAGWLDRAAGAAGAAAAAASGMESNTSSSLENLATAPVNQIQETISDNCVVIFSKTSCSYCTMAKKLFHDMNVNYKVVELDLLEYGNQFQDALYKMTGERTVPRIFVNGTFIGGATDTHRLHKEGKLLPLVHQCYLKKTSYQREFLKCLLYKAFS, from the exons ATGTTTTGGCGCCGCGCGGCGCTGGCGGGGACGCGGCTGGTTTGGAGCAGGAGCGGCTCGGCAGGCTGGCTTGACAGGGCGGCGGGAGCTGCGGGAGCTGCGGCAGCTGCGGCCTCTGG GATGGAGAGCAACACATCATCATCTTTGGAGAATTTAGCGACGGCGCCTGTGAACCAGATCCAA GAAACAATTTCTGATAATTGTGTGGTGATTTTCTCAAAAACATCCTGTTCTTACTGTACAATGGCAAAAAAGCTTTTCCATGACATGAATGTTAACTATAAAGTGGTGGAACTGGACCTGCTTGAATATGGAAACCAGTTCCAAGATGCTCTTTACAAAATGACTGGTGAAAGAACT GTTCCAAGAATATTTGTCAATGGTACTTTTATTGGAGGTGCAACTGACACTCACAGGCTTCACAAAGAAGGAAAATTGCTCCCACTAGTTCATcagtgttatttaaaaaaaa CTTCCTATCAACGAGAATTTTTAAAGTGCCTACTATACAAAGCATTTTCCTAG
- the GLRX2 gene encoding glutaredoxin 2 isoform X5 encodes MFWRRAALAGTRLVWSRSGSAGWLDRAAGAAGAAAAAASGMESNTSSSLENLATAPVNQIQETISDNCVVIFSKTSCSYCTMAKKLFHDMNVNYKVVELDLLEYGNQFQDALYKMTGERTVPRIFVNGTFIGGATDTHRLHKEGKLLPLVHQCYLKKSKRKEFQ; translated from the exons ATGTTTTGGCGCCGCGCGGCGCTGGCGGGGACGCGGCTGGTTTGGAGCAGGAGCGGCTCGGCAGGCTGGCTTGACAGGGCGGCGGGAGCTGCGGGAGCTGCGGCAGCTGCGGCCTCTGG GATGGAGAGCAACACATCATCATCTTTGGAGAATTTAGCGACGGCGCCTGTGAACCAGATCCAA GAAACAATTTCTGATAATTGTGTGGTGATTTTCTCAAAAACATCCTGTTCTTACTGTACAATGGCAAAAAAGCTTTTCCATGACATGAATGTTAACTATAAAGTGGTGGAACTGGACCTGCTTGAATATGGAAACCAGTTCCAAGATGCTCTTTACAAAATGACTGGTGAAAGAACT GTTCCAAGAATATTTGTCAATGGTACTTTTATTGGAGGTGCAACTGACACTCACAGGCTTCACAAAGAAGGAAAATTGCTCCCACTAGTTCATcagtgttatttaaaaaaaagtaagaggaaagaatttcagtgA
- the GLRX2 gene encoding glutaredoxin 2 isoform X3, which translates to MFWRRAALAGTRLVWSRSGSAGWLDRAAGAAGAAAAAASGMESNTSSSLENLATAPVNQIQETISDNCVVIFSKTSCSYCTMAKKLFHDMNVNYKVVELDLLEYGNQFQDALYKMTGERTVPRIFVNGTFIGGATDTHRLHKEGKLLPLVHQCYLKKKQQQDGHLQQRSHYQ; encoded by the exons ATGTTTTGGCGCCGCGCGGCGCTGGCGGGGACGCGGCTGGTTTGGAGCAGGAGCGGCTCGGCAGGCTGGCTTGACAGGGCGGCGGGAGCTGCGGGAGCTGCGGCAGCTGCGGCCTCTGG GATGGAGAGCAACACATCATCATCTTTGGAGAATTTAGCGACGGCGCCTGTGAACCAGATCCAA GAAACAATTTCTGATAATTGTGTGGTGATTTTCTCAAAAACATCCTGTTCTTACTGTACAATGGCAAAAAAGCTTTTCCATGACATGAATGTTAACTATAAAGTGGTGGAACTGGACCTGCTTGAATATGGAAACCAGTTCCAAGATGCTCTTTACAAAATGACTGGTGAAAGAACT GTTCCAAGAATATTTGTCAATGGTACTTTTATTGGAGGTGCAACTGACACTCACAGGCTTCACAAAGAAGGAAAATTGCTCCCACTAGTTCATcagtgttatttaaaaaaaa AGCAACAGCAGGATGGACACCTCCAGCAAAGGTCTCATTATCAGTGa
- the GLRX2 gene encoding glutaredoxin 2 isoform X6 — translation MESNTSSSLENLATAPVNQIQETISDNCVVIFSKTSCSYCTMAKKLFHDMNVNYKVVELDLLEYGNQFQDALYKMTGERTVPRIFVNGTFIGGATDTHRLHKEGKLLPLVHQCYLKKTSYQREFLKCLLYKAFS, via the exons ATGGAGAGCAACACATCATCATCTTTGGAGAATTTAGCGACGGCGCCTGTGAACCAGATCCAA GAAACAATTTCTGATAATTGTGTGGTGATTTTCTCAAAAACATCCTGTTCTTACTGTACAATGGCAAAAAAGCTTTTCCATGACATGAATGTTAACTATAAAGTGGTGGAACTGGACCTGCTTGAATATGGAAACCAGTTCCAAGATGCTCTTTACAAAATGACTGGTGAAAGAACT GTTCCAAGAATATTTGTCAATGGTACTTTTATTGGAGGTGCAACTGACACTCACAGGCTTCACAAAGAAGGAAAATTGCTCCCACTAGTTCATcagtgttatttaaaaaaaa CTTCCTATCAACGAGAATTTTTAAAGTGCCTACTATACAAAGCATTTTCCTAG
- the GLRX2 gene encoding glutaredoxin 2 isoform X8 → MESNTSSSLENLATAPVNQIQETISDNCVVIFSKTSCSYCTMAKKLFHDMNVNYKVVELDLLEYGNQFQDALYKMTGERTVPRIFVNGTFIGGATDTHRLHKEGKLLPLVHQCYLKKSKRKEFQ, encoded by the exons ATGGAGAGCAACACATCATCATCTTTGGAGAATTTAGCGACGGCGCCTGTGAACCAGATCCAA GAAACAATTTCTGATAATTGTGTGGTGATTTTCTCAAAAACATCCTGTTCTTACTGTACAATGGCAAAAAAGCTTTTCCATGACATGAATGTTAACTATAAAGTGGTGGAACTGGACCTGCTTGAATATGGAAACCAGTTCCAAGATGCTCTTTACAAAATGACTGGTGAAAGAACT GTTCCAAGAATATTTGTCAATGGTACTTTTATTGGAGGTGCAACTGACACTCACAGGCTTCACAAAGAAGGAAAATTGCTCCCACTAGTTCATcagtgttatttaaaaaaaagtaagaggaaagaatttcagtgA
- the GLRX2 gene encoding glutaredoxin 2 isoform X7 translates to MESNTSSSLENLATAPVNQIQETISDNCVVIFSKTSCSYCTMAKKLFHDMNVNYKVVELDLLEYGNQFQDALYKMTGERTVPRIFVNGTFIGGATDTHRLHKEGKLLPLVHQCYLKKKQQQDGHLQQRSHYQ, encoded by the exons ATGGAGAGCAACACATCATCATCTTTGGAGAATTTAGCGACGGCGCCTGTGAACCAGATCCAA GAAACAATTTCTGATAATTGTGTGGTGATTTTCTCAAAAACATCCTGTTCTTACTGTACAATGGCAAAAAAGCTTTTCCATGACATGAATGTTAACTATAAAGTGGTGGAACTGGACCTGCTTGAATATGGAAACCAGTTCCAAGATGCTCTTTACAAAATGACTGGTGAAAGAACT GTTCCAAGAATATTTGTCAATGGTACTTTTATTGGAGGTGCAACTGACACTCACAGGCTTCACAAAGAAGGAAAATTGCTCCCACTAGTTCATcagtgttatttaaaaaaaa AGCAACAGCAGGATGGACACCTCCAGCAAAGGTCTCATTATCAGTGa
- the RO60 gene encoding RNA-binding protein RO60 isoform X1 yields the protein MEESVNQMQPLNEKQIANSQDGYVWQVTDMNRLHRFLCFGSEGGTYYIKEQKLGLENAEALIRLIEDGRGCEVIQEIKSFSQEGRTTKQEPMLFALAICSQCSDISTKQAAFKAVSEVCRIPTHLFTFIQFKKDLKESMKCGMWGRALRKAIADWYNEKGGMALALAVTKYKQRNGWSHKDLLRLSHLKPSSEGLAIVTKYITKGWKEVHELYKEKALSVETEKLLKYLEAVEKVKRTRDELEVIHLIEEHRLVREHLLTNHLKSKEVWKALLQEMPLTALLRNLGKMTANSVLEPGNSEVSLVCEKLCNEKLLKKARIHPFHILIALETYKTGHGLRGKLKWRPDEEILKALDAAFYKTFKTVEPTGKRFLLAVDVSASMNQRVLGSILNASTVAAAMCMVVTRTEKDSYVVAFSDEMVPCPVTTDMTLQQVLMAMSQIPAGGTDCSLPMIWAQKTNTPADVFIVFTDNETFAGGVHPAVALREYRKKMDIPAKLIVCGMTSNGFTIADPDDRGMLDMCGFDTGALDVIRNFTLDMI from the exons atggaggaatcTGTAAACCAAATGCAGCCACTGAATGAGAAGCAGATAGCCAATTCTCAGGATGGATATGTATGGCAAGTCACTGACATGAATCGACTACACCGGTTCTTATGTTTCGGTTCTGAAGGTGGGACTTATTATATCAAAGAACAGAAGTTGGGCCTTGAAAATGCTGAAGCTTTAATTAGATTGATTGAAGATGGCAGAGGATGTGAAGTGATACAAGAAATAAAGTCATTTAGTCAAGAAGGCAGAACCACAAAGCAAGAGCCTATGCTCTTTGCACTTGCCATTTGTTCCCAGTGCTCCGACATAAGCACAAAACAAGCAGCATTTAAAGCTGTTTCTGAAGTTTGTCGCATTCCTACCCATCTCTTTACTTTTATCCAGTTTAAGAAAGATCTGAAGGAAAGCATGAAATGTGGCATGTGGGGTCGTGCCCTCCGGAAGGCTATAGCGGACTGGTACAATGAGAAAGGTGGCATGGCCCTTGCTCTGGCAGTTACaaaatataaacagagaaatGGCTGGTCTCACAAAGATCTATTAAGATTGTCACATCTTAAACCTTCCAGTGAAG GACTTGCAATTGTGACCAAATATATTACAAAGGGCTGGAAAGAAGTTCATGAATTGTATAAAGAAAAAGCACTCTCTGTGGAGActgaaaaattattaaagtatCTGGAGGCTGTAGAGAAAGTGAAGCGCACAAGAGATGAGCTAGAAGTCATTCATCTAATAGAAGAACATAGATTAGTTAGAGAACATCTTTTAACAAATCACTTAAAGTCTAAAGAG GTTTGGAAGGCTTTGTTACAAGAAATGCCGCTTACTGCATTACTAAGGAATCTAGGAAAGATGACTGCTAATTCAGTACTTGAACCAGGAAATTCAGAAGTATCTTTAGTATGCGAAAAACTGTGTAatgaaaaactattaaaaaag GCTCGTATACATCCATTTCATATTTTGATCGCATTAGAAACTTACAAGACAGGTCATGGTCTCAGAGGGAAACTGAAGTGGCGCCCTGATGAAGAAATTTTGAAAGCATTGGATGCtgctttttataaaacatttaag ACAGTTGAACCAACTGGAAAACGTTTCTTACTAGCTGTTGATGTCAGTGCTTCTATGAACCAAAGAGTTTTGGGTAGTATACTCAATGCTAGTACAGTTGCTGCAGCAATGTGCATG GTTGTCACACGAACAGAAAAAGATTCTTATGTAGTTGCTTTTTCCGATGAAATGGTACCATGTCCAGTGACTACAGATATGACCTTACAACAGGTTTTAATGGCTATGAGTCAG ATCCCAGCAGGTGGAACTGATTGCTCTCTTCCAATGATCTGGGCTCAGAAGACAAACACACCtgctgatgtcttcattgtattCACTGATAATGAGACCTTTGCTGGAGGTGTCCATCCTGCTGTTGCTCTGAGGGAGTATCGAAAG AAAATGGATATTCCAGCTAAATTGATTGTTTGTGGAATGACATCAAATGGTTTTACCATTGCAGACCCAGATGATAGAGGCATGTTGGATATGTGCGGCTTTGATACTGGAGCTCTGGATGTAATTCGAAATTTCACATTAGATATGATTTAA
- the RO60 gene encoding RNA-binding protein RO60 isoform X2 has product MPLTALLRNLGKMTANSVLEPGNSEVSLVCEKLCNEKLLKKARIHPFHILIALETYKTGHGLRGKLKWRPDEEILKALDAAFYKTFKTVEPTGKRFLLAVDVSASMNQRVLGSILNASTVAAAMCMVVTRTEKDSYVVAFSDEMVPCPVTTDMTLQQVLMAMSQIPAGGTDCSLPMIWAQKTNTPADVFIVFTDNETFAGGVHPAVALREYRKKMDIPAKLIVCGMTSNGFTIADPDDRGMLDMCGFDTGALDVIRNFTLDMI; this is encoded by the exons ATGCCGCTTACTGCATTACTAAGGAATCTAGGAAAGATGACTGCTAATTCAGTACTTGAACCAGGAAATTCAGAAGTATCTTTAGTATGCGAAAAACTGTGTAatgaaaaactattaaaaaag GCTCGTATACATCCATTTCATATTTTGATCGCATTAGAAACTTACAAGACAGGTCATGGTCTCAGAGGGAAACTGAAGTGGCGCCCTGATGAAGAAATTTTGAAAGCATTGGATGCtgctttttataaaacatttaag ACAGTTGAACCAACTGGAAAACGTTTCTTACTAGCTGTTGATGTCAGTGCTTCTATGAACCAAAGAGTTTTGGGTAGTATACTCAATGCTAGTACAGTTGCTGCAGCAATGTGCATG GTTGTCACACGAACAGAAAAAGATTCTTATGTAGTTGCTTTTTCCGATGAAATGGTACCATGTCCAGTGACTACAGATATGACCTTACAACAGGTTTTAATGGCTATGAGTCAG ATCCCAGCAGGTGGAACTGATTGCTCTCTTCCAATGATCTGGGCTCAGAAGACAAACACACCtgctgatgtcttcattgtattCACTGATAATGAGACCTTTGCTGGAGGTGTCCATCCTGCTGTTGCTCTGAGGGAGTATCGAAAG AAAATGGATATTCCAGCTAAATTGATTGTTTGTGGAATGACATCAAATGGTTTTACCATTGCAGACCCAGATGATAGAGGCATGTTGGATATGTGCGGCTTTGATACTGGAGCTCTGGATGTAATTCGAAATTTCACATTAGATATGATTTAA